From the Candidatus Zixiibacteriota bacterium genome, one window contains:
- a CDS encoding cytochrome c has translation MKRLSIIALTILLVAGCSRHQPSDQPPVHIVQNMDDQPKVRGQAESRFFADGSAMREPVEGTVARGWLRADSSFYYTGRDADSVLIAGAPVIMSMERLQRGRERYDIYCSPCHGRLGNSQSIMVRRGMLPPPSFHEQRLRDVEDGHIFEVISNGIRTMPPYKYQIPVDDRWSIVGYVRALQRSHNATINDLPIGIQVPR, from the coding sequence ATGAAGAGGCTATCAATCATAGCGCTGACAATCCTGTTGGTTGCTGGCTGCTCGCGCCATCAGCCGTCGGACCAACCCCCCGTTCATATCGTGCAGAACATGGACGATCAGCCGAAGGTCAGGGGGCAGGCGGAGAGCCGGTTTTTTGCCGACGGCTCCGCCATGCGTGAGCCGGTAGAGGGGACAGTCGCGCGCGGATGGCTGCGCGCCGACTCGTCGTTTTACTACACCGGACGCGATGCCGACAGCGTTCTTATCGCCGGGGCCCCGGTCATAATGTCCATGGAAAGGCTTCAGCGGGGCCGCGAGCGGTATGACATCTACTGTTCTCCGTGTCACGGGCGCCTCGGGAACAGCCAGAGTATCATGGTCAGGAGAGGGATGCTGCCGCCGCCGAGTTTCCATGAGCAGCGCCTGCGCGATGTCGAAGACGGTCACATATTCGAGGTGATCAGCAACGGCATCCGCACCATGCCGCCCTACAAGTATCAGATTCCGGTCGATGACCGGTGGTCGATTGTCGGCTATGTGCGGGCGCTGCAACGAAGCCACAATGCGACTATAAACGATCTGCCCATCGGCATTCAGGTTCCCCGCTGA
- a CDS encoding DUF3341 domain-containing protein produces the protein MATTTQKRVYSVLAEFATSGELLKAAEKVRDAGYRKFDCHSPFPIHGMDAAMGLPRSKVGYIAGISGLCGGLFGMWMQWWTSSVDYPVVISGKPYFSFQAFIIVTFGLTILGAALGAVVGMLFLNRLPQWFHGNFYSENFKRFSDDAFIISIESDDPNFEPERVRKFFETIGGRNIEVVAGE, from the coding sequence ATGGCGACGACTACGCAGAAGAGAGTCTACTCGGTGCTGGCCGAATTCGCCACGTCCGGTGAACTCCTCAAGGCCGCCGAGAAAGTGCGCGACGCCGGCTACAGGAAGTTTGATTGCCATTCGCCTTTTCCGATTCATGGCATGGATGCCGCTATGGGGCTGCCAAGGTCGAAAGTCGGTTATATCGCCGGAATTAGCGGCCTGTGCGGCGGCCTGTTCGGCATGTGGATGCAGTGGTGGACCAGCTCCGTCGATTATCCTGTTGTGATTTCGGGCAAGCCGTATTTTTCGTTTCAGGCGTTCATTATTGTGACTTTTGGCCTGACTATTCTAGGCGCGGCGCTTGGGGCGGTAGTGGGCATGCTCTTCCTGAACCGCCTGCCACAGTGGTTTCACGGCAACTTTTACTCGGAGAACTTCAAGCGGTTTTCCGACGATGCCTTCATTATCAGTATCGAGTCCGACGATCCCAACTTCGAGCCCGAACGCGTGCGGAAGTTTTTTGAGACGATCGGCGGCCGAAATATCGAGGTGGTAGCGGGCGAATGA
- the nrfD gene encoding NrfD/PsrC family molybdoenzyme membrane anchor subunit produces the protein MSVVEKTGLPPGAEAPLVTGGHTFASISNKISEIVERKTSMVWLLSFGAAFSFVLLLIGSIGYLFWEGTGIWGLNVPVGWGYDIVNFVFWVGIGHAGTLISAVLFLFRQRWRTSINRFSESMTLFAVICALMFPAIHVGRVWVIYWVFPLPNQMGMWPNFRSPLLWDVFAVSIYFTCSFLFWYVGLIPDLATLRDRAVTRVRKFVFGLLSFGWRGGNRQWKNYELAYLILAGISTPLVLSVHSVVSTDFATSVIPGWHTTIFPPYFVAGAIFSGFAMVMSLAVVARKLLNLHDFITVDHLEKMNKIMLVTGMMVGYAYACEFFIAWYSGSIYESFAFINRAFGPYAWAYWIMVTCNVLVPQLFWVRKWRRTVAVMFVASILINIGMWFERFVIVMSLARDYLPSSWDYYKPTIWDVATLVGSFGLFFTLFLLFARFVPMIAMSEVKAVLPQADPHHGGTH, from the coding sequence ATGAGTGTGGTAGAGAAGACAGGATTGCCCCCGGGCGCCGAGGCGCCGCTGGTCACGGGCGGACATACGTTCGCCTCGATCAGCAACAAAATCAGCGAGATTGTCGAGCGCAAGACCTCGATGGTCTGGCTGCTGTCATTCGGCGCGGCCTTCTCTTTTGTCCTGCTGCTCATTGGCTCGATCGGTTACCTGTTCTGGGAAGGTACTGGTATCTGGGGCCTGAATGTCCCGGTCGGATGGGGTTACGATATCGTGAACTTCGTCTTCTGGGTCGGTATTGGACATGCGGGTACGCTCATCTCGGCGGTGCTCTTCCTGTTCCGTCAGAGGTGGCGGACATCGATCAACAGGTTTTCAGAGTCGATGACGCTGTTTGCGGTTATCTGCGCGCTGATGTTTCCGGCTATACATGTCGGCCGAGTGTGGGTGATCTACTGGGTTTTCCCGCTGCCCAACCAGATGGGCATGTGGCCGAACTTCCGGTCGCCGCTGCTGTGGGACGTTTTTGCGGTGTCGATCTATTTCACCTGCTCGTTCTTGTTCTGGTATGTCGGACTGATTCCTGATCTGGCCACGCTGCGCGACCGTGCGGTTACCCGGGTCCGCAAGTTCGTATTCGGCCTGCTCAGTTTCGGCTGGCGGGGCGGAAACCGCCAATGGAAGAACTACGAGCTCGCCTACCTGATCCTGGCGGGCATATCGACCCCGCTCGTTCTGTCCGTGCACTCGGTAGTTTCTACCGACTTTGCCACGTCAGTTATTCCCGGCTGGCACACCACGATTTTCCCGCCCTACTTTGTGGCGGGCGCGATCTTCTCCGGATTCGCGATGGTCATGTCGCTGGCGGTGGTCGCAAGAAAACTGCTCAACCTGCATGACTTCATCACGGTGGATCACCTCGAGAAGATGAACAAGATCATGCTGGTCACCGGCATGATGGTAGGCTACGCCTACGCCTGCGAGTTCTTCATCGCCTGGTACTCGGGGAGCATCTACGAGTCGTTCGCGTTCATAAACCGGGCCTTCGGTCCGTACGCCTGGGCATACTGGATTATGGTCACCTGCAACGTGCTCGTGCCGCAGCTCTTCTGGGTGAGGAAATGGCGGCGCACCGTGGCCGTGATGTTTGTAGCATCAATCCTCATCAACATCGGCATGTGGTTCGAGCGCTTCGTGATCGTCATGTCGCTGGCGCGTGACTACCTGCCGTCGAGCTGGGACTACTACAAACCGACTATCTGGGACGTAGCCACGCTGGTCGGTTCGTTCGGACTGTTCTTCACGTTATTTCTGCTGTTCGCCCGTTTCGTGCCGATGATCGCCATGTCCGAGGTCAAGGCCGTGCTTCCTCAGGCCGACCCGCACCACGGAGGGACACATTGA
- a CDS encoding TAT-variant-translocated molybdopterin oxidoreductase — translation MESKGKDYWRSLDQLAQTDEFKEFLYREFPRGTVELADNAWTRRSFLTTMGASLALAGLTSCRRPVEKIVPYVTRPEQIDPGVPNYYATTMPFGLSAIGVVVTTYEGRPTFIQGNELHPSSRGAVNPIVQASILDLYDPDRSKSVLRDGSPASWADFVAWWKEQHARFLQGGGEGLAVLSETFSSPTLARLKRQFHETFPKAKWVAWEPISDENIYKGIELATGQVLQPVYDFANAKVVLALDCDFLGTESDAIANTAGFSEARGVFSQQDEMNRLYAVEPSLTITGMMADHRVRSSGGDVVRFLAALAAEVNRRGTSAGFIPETADHSFDAILLRVLADDLLANRGRSLVIAGRRQPPAVHHIVMALNQALGNIGTTVAFHPSPDMVIADTAGLGALVADMNIGKVQALVMLGGNPVYHAPRTLEFEAALSKVPARVHLATHVDETSTNVSWHLPRANYLESWGDARAADGTVSVVQPTIRPLHGAHGDIEFAGLLVTAEEKSAHELVREVWRQRFLSGDFEANWRRVLHDGVFHPKDAGPVRPSVSPVQLSLETSHSDDMEVSFNCGAVFDGRCANNAWLQELPDPATKLTWGNAALISPKLADALGLKSEDMVELDMGGRSIEIPAWISPGQVDNSISVALGYGRTAAGQVGDGVGVDVSPLRTSENMWFESGVKVRKTGRTIKMACTQDHGSMEGRPIVRENTLAGYKESGEFYPKEIEHPSLASMWNEHKYDEGYQWGMSIDLNACTGCNACVIACQSENNIPVVGREQVARAREMHWMRIDRYYAGDINDPEVAVQPMNCQHCEMAPCEQVCPVAATNHDTEGLNVMVYNRCIGTRYCSNNCPYKVRRFNFFNYTKDLPEVVQMAQNPEVTVRFRGVMEKCTYCIQRISVAKSNAKNQGRPVADGEIRTACQSACPARAIVFGNIADPDSEVSRLKKNNRKYRVLEELNVRPRTTYLAKLRNPHPSLASRREPTDEHGHG, via the coding sequence ATGGAATCGAAGGGCAAAGATTACTGGCGTTCACTTGACCAGTTGGCTCAGACCGACGAGTTCAAGGAGTTCCTCTACCGGGAATTCCCGAGGGGCACGGTTGAACTGGCCGACAACGCCTGGACCCGTCGGTCGTTTCTGACCACCATGGGGGCATCACTGGCGCTGGCCGGCTTGACCTCGTGCCGTCGGCCGGTGGAGAAGATCGTTCCGTATGTCACGCGCCCCGAGCAGATCGATCCGGGTGTTCCCAACTACTACGCTACGACTATGCCTTTCGGTCTGTCAGCAATTGGCGTGGTGGTTACTACCTATGAGGGCCGCCCGACGTTCATTCAGGGCAACGAGTTGCATCCGTCATCGCGCGGAGCGGTCAACCCGATAGTCCAGGCATCCATACTCGATTTGTATGATCCAGATCGCTCCAAGTCGGTCCTGCGAGACGGGAGCCCCGCGTCCTGGGCAGATTTTGTCGCCTGGTGGAAAGAGCAGCACGCGAGATTTCTGCAGGGCGGCGGGGAAGGGCTGGCGGTGCTTTCCGAGACTTTTAGCTCGCCGACTCTGGCCCGGCTCAAGCGCCAGTTCCATGAGACATTTCCCAAAGCGAAGTGGGTGGCCTGGGAGCCGATCTCTGACGAGAACATCTACAAAGGGATCGAGCTGGCCACCGGCCAAGTGCTTCAGCCAGTGTATGACTTCGCCAATGCAAAAGTGGTCCTCGCTCTCGATTGCGATTTTCTGGGTACCGAGAGTGATGCGATAGCGAATACGGCCGGATTCTCCGAGGCGCGAGGGGTCTTCTCGCAACAGGACGAGATGAATCGCCTCTATGCGGTCGAACCGAGTCTGACTATTACCGGCATGATGGCTGACCACCGGGTGAGGAGCTCCGGTGGGGACGTGGTTCGTTTTCTGGCGGCACTCGCGGCCGAGGTGAACAGGCGTGGGACCAGCGCCGGTTTCATCCCAGAAACAGCAGACCACTCGTTCGATGCCATACTGCTTCGAGTTTTAGCCGACGATCTGCTGGCCAATCGTGGCCGGTCTCTCGTGATCGCTGGTCGCCGCCAGCCGCCTGCTGTCCACCATATTGTGATGGCGCTGAATCAGGCGCTGGGAAATATCGGCACTACGGTGGCGTTCCATCCATCCCCCGACATGGTGATCGCTGACACCGCAGGACTTGGTGCACTGGTCGCTGATATGAACATCGGTAAGGTGCAGGCACTCGTCATGCTTGGCGGCAACCCGGTATATCATGCGCCGCGCACCCTCGAGTTCGAAGCGGCGCTGTCGAAAGTCCCGGCACGTGTTCACCTGGCGACCCACGTGGATGAAACGTCGACCAACGTCTCCTGGCACCTGCCTCGCGCGAATTACTTGGAAAGTTGGGGAGATGCCCGCGCTGCCGACGGCACTGTCAGCGTGGTGCAGCCGACTATACGCCCTCTCCACGGCGCTCACGGAGATATCGAGTTTGCCGGCCTGCTCGTGACCGCGGAAGAGAAGTCGGCTCATGAACTGGTACGCGAAGTCTGGCGGCAGCGTTTTCTAAGCGGAGATTTCGAGGCCAACTGGCGACGGGTACTTCACGACGGAGTGTTTCATCCGAAAGATGCCGGGCCGGTGCGGCCGAGTGTGAGCCCGGTACAGTTGTCTTTAGAAACGTCGCATTCGGATGATATGGAGGTCTCCTTCAACTGTGGAGCCGTATTCGACGGCCGCTGTGCCAACAACGCCTGGTTGCAGGAGCTGCCTGATCCCGCCACCAAGCTGACGTGGGGCAACGCCGCGCTAATCAGTCCCAAACTGGCCGATGCTCTCGGTTTGAAGAGCGAAGACATGGTCGAACTCGATATGGGCGGTCGTTCGATTGAAATCCCCGCCTGGATTTCTCCGGGTCAGGTGGATAATTCGATCTCTGTCGCTCTAGGGTACGGGCGCACCGCGGCTGGACAAGTGGGCGACGGTGTCGGTGTAGATGTCAGCCCGCTTCGAACTTCAGAGAACATGTGGTTCGAGTCAGGTGTGAAAGTACGTAAGACCGGCCGGACAATCAAAATGGCCTGTACGCAGGATCATGGCAGCATGGAGGGTCGGCCGATCGTGCGCGAGAACACCCTGGCCGGTTACAAAGAAAGCGGGGAGTTCTACCCGAAAGAAATCGAACACCCGTCGCTGGCTTCAATGTGGAACGAGCACAAGTACGACGAGGGCTACCAGTGGGGGATGTCAATCGATCTGAACGCCTGTACGGGTTGCAACGCCTGTGTGATTGCCTGCCAGTCGGAAAACAACATACCAGTAGTGGGCAGGGAGCAAGTGGCCCGGGCGCGCGAAATGCATTGGATGCGAATCGATCGCTACTATGCGGGCGATATCAACGACCCTGAGGTTGCCGTCCAGCCGATGAACTGCCAGCACTGCGAGATGGCCCCCTGTGAGCAGGTCTGCCCGGTAGCGGCGACCAACCATGACACAGAGGGCCTTAATGTCATGGTGTACAACCGGTGTATAGGGACGCGTTACTGCTCCAACAACTGCCCGTACAAAGTGCGCCGGTTTAACTTCTTCAATTACACAAAAGACCTGCCGGAGGTGGTGCAGATGGCCCAGAACCCGGAAGTGACCGTGCGCTTCCGTGGAGTGATGGAGAAGTGTACGTATTGCATACAACGGATCAGTGTCGCCAAATCAAATGCCAAGAACCAGGGCCGCCCGGTGGCCGACGGCGAAATCAGGACCGCCTGTCAGTCGGCCTGTCCGGCCAGGGCGATTGTATTCGGCAACATCGCCGATCCCGACAGTGAAGTTTCGAGGCTCAAGAAGAATAATCGCAAGTACCGAGTCCTGGAAGAGTTGAACGTACGGCCCAGAACGACCTACCTGGCCAAGCTGCGCAATCCGCATCCTTCGCTGGCGAGCAGGCGCGAACCGACCGACGAGCATGGTCACGGATGA
- a CDS encoding cytochrome c3 family protein — translation MAQIFPKWTNYVPTVAAVGGVLGLIGAVWFVWYYFSPEYTDVGYRPKQPVEYSHKIHAGDLGIDCRYCHTSVEKQARANVPPTRTCMNCHTLVKTESDKLELIRSSFTSGLPVKWVRVHNLPDFAYFNHSAHVNAGVGCVSCHGDVTEMAEITLAKPLSMSWCLDCHRNPDPNLRPVSEVTNMKWEQLAGHAEWVAEWELEKNIKPPTDCSACHR, via the coding sequence TTGGCACAGATATTCCCTAAATGGACCAACTACGTGCCGACCGTTGCTGCGGTAGGCGGGGTGCTGGGTTTGATAGGCGCCGTCTGGTTTGTCTGGTACTATTTCTCTCCTGAGTACACGGATGTGGGGTATCGACCCAAACAGCCGGTCGAGTACTCCCATAAGATTCATGCCGGTGATCTGGGCATCGATTGTCGTTATTGTCATACCAGCGTGGAAAAGCAGGCGCGCGCCAATGTGCCGCCCACCCGCACCTGCATGAACTGCCACACTCTGGTCAAGACAGAGAGTGATAAACTGGAGTTGATCCGCAGCAGCTTTACCTCCGGCTTGCCGGTGAAGTGGGTCCGCGTGCACAACCTGCCCGATTTTGCCTACTTCAATCACTCGGCTCATGTCAATGCCGGGGTGGGCTGTGTCAGTTGCCATGGCGATGTAACCGAGATGGCGGAAATCACTCTGGCAAAGCCGCTCAGCATGAGCTGGTGTCTCGACTGCCATCGGAACCCGGACCCCAATCTTCGGCCGGTCAGCGAGGTAACGAATATGAAATGGGAACAGCTCGCCGGGCACGCCGAGTGGGTGGCCGAGTGGGAGCTGGAGAAGAACATCAAGCCCCCGACCGATTGTTCGGCGTGCCACAGATAG
- a CDS encoding heme o synthase yields MSATVAEYLKLTKPTIMLLVIFTGATALVVEGSMLAQPWRFLLFMVALFLTGGCANSLNQYFERDLDALMSRTAGRRPLPQRRLSPGSALTFSVAIGIAGLVILALFFNWLAALLALATILFYGLFYTLVLKPTTAQNIVIGGAAGAMAPVGAWAAATGTTGWLPWLMFGIIFFWTPPHFWALAIAYKDDYRLTGLPMMPLVRGERSTLRQMLVYAVMLVVTSLLPGLFGAGWVYLAFAATLGLVFLWRSVGALRSGSMERVRGLFRFSILYLFGLFLALLIDSRIANWF; encoded by the coding sequence ATGTCCGCAACAGTAGCTGAATACCTGAAACTGACCAAACCGACCATCATGCTGCTGGTCATCTTCACGGGTGCGACTGCGCTCGTGGTCGAGGGCAGCATGCTGGCTCAGCCGTGGCGTTTCCTACTCTTCATGGTGGCTTTGTTTCTGACCGGCGGATGTGCCAACTCGCTCAATCAGTATTTCGAGCGCGATCTGGATGCGTTGATGAGCCGCACCGCCGGACGGCGGCCGCTGCCCCAACGCCGGCTCTCACCCGGCAGCGCCCTGACCTTCTCGGTCGCTATTGGCATTGCGGGGTTAGTGATCCTCGCCCTTTTCTTCAATTGGCTGGCGGCGCTGCTGGCGCTGGCGACCATTCTGTTTTACGGACTGTTTTATACTCTGGTACTTAAGCCGACCACGGCGCAGAATATTGTTATCGGCGGCGCGGCCGGCGCCATGGCTCCGGTAGGAGCATGGGCAGCGGCAACCGGGACAACCGGCTGGCTCCCCTGGCTCATGTTCGGGATCATATTCTTTTGGACCCCGCCCCACTTCTGGGCGCTCGCAATCGCCTACAAGGACGATTACCGCCTCACCGGCTTACCGATGATGCCTCTTGTGCGGGGTGAGCGCTCTACGCTCAGGCAAATGCTGGTGTACGCCGTCATGCTGGTGGTGACATCGCTGCTGCCCGGGCTATTCGGGGCGGGCTGGGTCTATCTGGCGTTTGCGGCGACTCTCGGCCTGGTCTTTCTGTGGCGGAGCGTAGGCGCGCTGAGAAGCGGCTCCATGGAGAGGGTTCGTGGGCTGTTCCGGTTTTCGATCTTGTACCTTTTTGGGCTATTTTTGGCGCTCCTGATAGATTCCCGGATCGCCAACTGGTTTTGA
- a CDS encoding DinB family protein, translating into MKERKLASPEGYDSSSQRVLAYFAAQLDDQLRRLEDSVAELDTRHLEWQPHPGVNTIGMLLAHLAVAEVYWINVAPAQMPLTPDGDNLILETIGIRMDDDGLPLAADGCHPATLSGKSLSDYLAMLDKTRASTHATLRTWRDADLDTGYRLRDMSVTPAWTLYHVLEHLAGHFGQILVLKHLMRDAGVLEKKPE; encoded by the coding sequence TTGAAAGAACGTAAACTGGCAAGCCCCGAGGGGTATGATTCCTCGTCCCAGCGGGTTTTGGCATACTTCGCCGCGCAGCTCGACGACCAGTTGCGACGGCTGGAAGACTCGGTCGCCGAACTAGACACAAGACACCTTGAGTGGCAGCCGCACCCGGGAGTGAACACTATCGGGATGCTCCTGGCCCATTTGGCGGTGGCGGAGGTCTACTGGATAAACGTCGCCCCCGCCCAGATGCCGCTCACACCCGACGGCGATAACCTGATCCTTGAAACTATTGGCATCCGCATGGATGACGACGGCCTGCCGCTGGCCGCCGACGGGTGCCACCCGGCTACGCTATCCGGCAAGAGCCTCTCCGATTACCTGGCGATGCTCGATAAAACTCGCGCGTCGACACACGCCACGCTCCGGACCTGGCGCGATGCTGACCTCGACACCGGCTACCGATTGAGGGACATGTCGGTAACGCCTGCCTGGACGCTCTACCACGTACTCGAGCACCTCGCCGGGCATTTCGGACAGATCCTGGTTTTGAAGCATCTCATGCGGGATGCGGGGGTGCTGGAGAAAAAGCCGGAGTGA
- a CDS encoding PilZ domain-containing protein: MSGERRKNERHSSRKYLKVHDHSTRELLGRLVNLSSDGAMLITPGPVKVSGTRRCAVQLVDQIMGRDEIIFDAECRWCRKNVKEDRWESGYRLTVTGIDAVLISYLILGLKLRFWGEEDLPDAKTVEKRNRRKSDRYELDRPLPVFERNSYRQIGELADFSLSGIRIITPKPVDKDTVLHCRVKLPEQVFQREYLVLDVRCMWCRQGESGLGYESGYSIVNISRQDASIILHLLVHKGKKQLDRPRMQVVG, from the coding sequence ATGTCGGGCGAGCGAAGAAAGAACGAGCGCCATAGTTCAAGGAAGTATCTGAAAGTCCACGATCATTCTACGAGAGAACTCCTTGGGCGACTTGTAAACCTGTCATCCGACGGGGCCATGCTGATTACGCCGGGGCCTGTCAAGGTGTCCGGCACTCGTCGTTGCGCAGTCCAGTTGGTGGACCAGATAATGGGACGCGACGAAATCATCTTCGATGCCGAGTGTCGCTGGTGCAGGAAGAACGTCAAGGAGGATAGATGGGAATCGGGGTACCGGTTAACAGTTACTGGAATCGACGCGGTTCTTATCTCGTACCTGATTCTCGGTCTAAAGTTAAGGTTCTGGGGCGAAGAGGACCTCCCCGATGCCAAGACAGTGGAAAAAAGGAACCGGAGGAAATCAGATAGATACGAACTCGATCGTCCCCTGCCGGTCTTCGAACGGAACAGTTATCGCCAGATCGGCGAACTGGCCGATTTCAGCCTCAGCGGAATTCGAATCATTACCCCTAAGCCGGTCGATAAAGATACGGTGCTCCATTGCCGCGTGAAATTGCCGGAGCAGGTGTTTCAGCGAGAGTACCTTGTACTTGACGTCAGGTGCATGTGGTGCCGCCAAGGGGAGAGCGGCCTTGGTTATGAATCCGGGTACAGTATAGTGAACATTTCCAGACAGGATGCTTCGATCATTCTTCATCTTCTGGTACATAAAGGAAAGAAGCAACTCGACAGACCGAGAATGCAGGTTGTCGGATAA
- the nrfD gene encoding NrfD/PsrC family molybdoenzyme membrane anchor subunit codes for MTPILPLLLLTIPGAEGYIYPNEYELHWSIHIVLYPYLTGLVAGAFILASLEKVFNVKVLQPIYRLALITSLAFLIAAPLPLMAHLGHPERSPEMFLTPHTSSAMAMFGFVYAWYLMVVLLLEIWFDYRKDIVIWSRDKKGLIKYVYKVLTLGVTDISERAIAFDQKACKFITVLGIPSAFLLHGYVGFIFGSVKANPWWSSVLMPIVFLFSAIVSGIALVLLVYVITSLVRWRRISMPCLNKLAELLLYAMIIDLSLEMLDFIHRLYESEESIEILSKMISSRLFISLIVTQLLIGSALPVLTLIFARFGRLPDEMRRMFYFIAAILVQVGIFATRWNVVIGGQLFSKSLRGLTTYKLEFFGIEGLLAAVILLLLPVLFLWILAKLLPPWVPEDQPHDTGHRTREVDLPPGSLPSSGTV; via the coding sequence ATGACCCCGATCCTGCCGTTGCTGCTGCTGACTATCCCCGGGGCCGAGGGGTATATCTACCCGAATGAGTACGAACTTCACTGGTCGATTCATATCGTGCTCTATCCGTATTTGACCGGTCTGGTGGCAGGCGCGTTTATCCTGGCGTCGCTGGAAAAAGTTTTCAACGTTAAGGTCCTGCAGCCGATCTATCGTCTGGCCCTGATCACGTCGCTCGCCTTCCTGATTGCCGCGCCCCTGCCGCTGATGGCGCACCTGGGGCACCCCGAGCGCTCGCCTGAGATGTTTTTGACTCCGCACACGTCGTCAGCGATGGCCATGTTCGGTTTTGTCTATGCATGGTATCTGATGGTAGTGTTGCTTCTCGAGATCTGGTTTGACTACCGCAAGGATATCGTGATCTGGTCACGCGATAAAAAGGGGCTAATCAAGTATGTATATAAGGTTCTCACGCTCGGCGTGACCGACATCTCTGAAAGGGCGATTGCCTTCGACCAGAAGGCATGCAAGTTCATCACTGTCTTGGGCATTCCATCGGCCTTTCTCTTGCACGGGTATGTAGGCTTTATCTTCGGGTCGGTAAAAGCCAACCCCTGGTGGAGCTCGGTGCTCATGCCGATCGTGTTTCTCTTCTCGGCGATTGTCTCCGGTATTGCGCTGGTTTTGCTGGTCTATGTCATTACCTCGCTGGTGCGGTGGCGGCGCATCAGTATGCCCTGCCTGAATAAGCTGGCCGAGCTCTTGTTGTACGCGATGATTATTGACCTGTCGCTGGAGATGCTCGATTTCATACACCGGCTATATGAGTCGGAGGAATCAATCGAAATCTTGTCAAAGATGATCAGCAGCCGGCTGTTCATCAGTTTGATTGTAACGCAGCTTCTGATCGGATCGGCGCTGCCGGTTCTTACTCTGATTTTTGCGCGGTTTGGCCGGCTGCCGGACGAGATGCGGCGGATGTTCTACTTTATTGCGGCTATTCTGGTTCAGGTAGGCATCTTCGCCACACGCTGGAATGTGGTAATCGGCGGGCAGTTGTTCTCAAAATCGCTTCGCGGACTCACTACCTATAAGCTGGAGTTCTTTGGAATCGAGGGTCTACTTGCCGCAGTAATCCTGCTTCTGCTGCCGGTGCTATTCTTGTGGATACTTGCCAAACTTCTGCCGCCGTGGGTCCCGGAGGATCAACCCCACGACACCGGCCACCGAACGCGCGAAGTTGATCTGCCGCCCGGGTCCCTGCCATCCTCGGGAACAGTCTGA
- a CDS encoding 4Fe-4S dicluster domain-containing protein: MTNSRPESRSPGMARRTFLQNLSAKLPGLIAFFALAKPGKAGADEPGGYDPEQHNYAMGIDIHKCIGCGRCADACKSENNVPRDEHFFRSWVERYVVTTDREAHVDSPNGGIDGFPALPDDTDILRSFFVPKLCNHCVKAPCVQVCPVGATFLSRDGVVLVDESYCVGCRYCIQACPYGARYLHPEKQVADKCTFCYHRLREGLLPACVEVCPTQARVFGEIGHKSSPLHRFLRFNEITQLKPYLNTEPKVYYAGADGEVI, encoded by the coding sequence ATGACAAACTCGCGGCCGGAATCACGGTCGCCGGGCATGGCCCGCAGGACGTTTCTGCAAAACCTCTCGGCCAAGTTACCGGGCCTAATCGCCTTTTTCGCTCTGGCTAAACCGGGTAAAGCCGGCGCCGACGAGCCGGGCGGGTACGACCCTGAGCAGCATAACTACGCGATGGGTATCGACATCCACAAGTGTATCGGGTGCGGGCGGTGTGCCGACGCCTGCAAGTCGGAGAATAATGTCCCACGCGACGAGCACTTCTTTCGGAGTTGGGTCGAACGGTATGTAGTCACTACCGATCGAGAGGCCCACGTGGACAGCCCCAATGGCGGAATCGACGGCTTCCCGGCGTTGCCTGATGACACTGATATCCTTCGGTCGTTCTTTGTGCCGAAACTCTGCAACCACTGCGTGAAGGCACCTTGTGTCCAGGTCTGTCCCGTAGGGGCGACGTTTCTAAGCCGCGACGGAGTCGTGTTGGTTGACGAGAGCTACTGTGTGGGGTGTCGCTACTGTATCCAGGCGTGTCCGTATGGGGCACGCTACCTGCATCCGGAGAAGCAAGTCGCGGACAAGTGCACGTTTTGTTACCACCGCCTTCGCGAGGGCCTGTTACCGGCCTGTGTGGAGGTCTGTCCCACCCAGGCGCGGGTTTTTGGCGAGATCGGCCACAAGAGCTCGCCGCTCCACCGGTTCCTCCGGTTCAATGAGATTACCCAGCTCAAGCCTTATCTCAACACGGAGCCGAAAGTGTATTACGCCGGCGCCGACGGAGAGGTGATCTGA